A single window of Ananas comosus cultivar F153 linkage group 19, ASM154086v1, whole genome shotgun sequence DNA harbors:
- the LOC109724600 gene encoding probable potassium transporter 13 produces the protein MDLESGSRSTERRSWSTYRTTLLLAYQSFGVVYGDLSISPVYVYKSTFSGKLRLHEEDAEILGVLSLVFWTLTMIPLCKYIIFVLGADDNGEGGTFALYSLMCRNAKMGLLNASRNTHEHLLPSQPQAACKDTRTSLLIKSFFEKHRSSRVILLLFVLLGTSMVIGDGVLTPTMSVLAAVSGLRIKFPELHENCTVLIACIVLMGLFALQHYGTHRVGFLFAPILIAWLGCISGIGIYNITKWNPGVIRALSPYYIYNFFRKSGKAGWSSLGGVVLCVTGAEAMFADLGHFSKLSIRIGFTTVVYPCLVLAYMGEAAYLSKHTEDLQSSFYKALPENVFWPILIIATLATVVGSQAIISATFSIISQCRALGCFPRIKIIHTSSLVHGQIYIPEVNWLLMLLCLAVTIGFRDTHMIGNAYGLAVIIVMFVTTCLMFLIITTVWNRSIVWAILFITTFGSLELLYLSACIAKVHHGGWLPLILSLITLLTMSIWHYGTTRKQAFEIENKVCLERFLSLTPNLGLVRVPGIGLVYTKITTGVPPMFAHFVTNFPAFHRILIFVCLQTLNVPKIPIDERFLVGRIGPKEYRLFRCIVRYGYKDGGWDSYDFEDQLFMKIAEFLEQEEDELWVNREMAVIGKLSNQVVSAVSRSKEVEERQRKVKFEKVLVREKSKPEVRELVEEREAGVSYMMGHTCVLAHESSSFIKKFAIDVLYGFLRRNSRRPAVALGIPHTSLIEVGMVYRV, from the exons ATGGATTTGGAGTCGGGGTCGCGGTCGACGGAGCGGCGTTCGTGG AGCACATATAGGACCACTCTTCTATTGGCCTACCAGAGCTTTGGTGTTGTGTATGGTGACCTGAGCATTTCGCCGGTCTATGTATACAAGAGTACCTTCTCGGGAAAGCTGCGCCTCCATGAGGAGGACGCGGAGATTTTGGGAGTTCTCTCCCTCGTCTTCTGGACTCTTACTATGATTCCTCTCTGCAAGTACATCATTTTTGTATTGGGGGCAGATGATAATGGTGAAG GTGGAACTTTTGCTTTGTATTCTTTAATGTGTCGAAACGCAAAGATGGGCCTTCTAAATGCTTCCCGCAACACTCATGAGCATTTGTTGCCATCTCAGCCACAAGCAGCTTGTAAGGATACAAGGACAAGCTTGTTGATAAAGAGCTTTTTCGAGAAGCATCGCTCTTCTCGTGTTATATTGCTGCTCTTTGTGCTATTGGGTACTAGCATGGTTATCGGAGATGGTGTCTTGACCCCAACAATGTCAG TTCTTGCTGCGGTCTCTGGCCTCAGAATCAAGTTTCCAGAACTGCATGAAA ATTGCACCGTGCTTATTGCTTGTATTGTATTAATGGGTCTGTTCGCACTACAACACTATGGAACACATAGGGTTGGCTTTCTTTTCGCCCCAATTCTGATTGCATGGCTCGGCTGCATTAGTGGAATTGGCATTTACAATATCACCAAGTGGAATCCCGGTGTTATACGCGCTCTATCTCCATActacatttataattttttcagaaagtctggaaaagccgGCTGGAGTTCTCTTGGAGGCGTAGTTCTCTGCGTTACAG GGGCCGAGGCAATGTTTGCTGACCTTGGACACTTCTCCAAGCTTTCGATAAGG ATAGGTTTTACAACAGTTGTTTATCCTTGCTTAGTACTAGCATACATGGGTGAAGCTGCCTATCTGTCTAAACACACGGAGGATCTTCAAAGTAGCTTTTATAAAGCTCTTCCAG AGAATGTCTTTTGGCCGATATTAATCATCGCAACATTAGCCACAGTGGTTGGGAGCCAAGCAATTATATCGGCTACCTTCTCCATAATCAGTCAGTGTAGGGCTTTGGGGTGCTTTCCCCGCATTAAGATCATACACACATCAAGTCTGGTCCATGGGCAGATATACATACCGGAGGTGAATTGGCTACTGATGCTCCTTTGTCTAGCAGTCACAATTGGATTCAGGGACACTCATATGATCGGAAACGCCTATG GGCTTGCTGTGATCATTGTAATGTTCGTGACTACATGTCTAATGTTCCTCATCATTACCACCGTTTGGAATCGGTCTATTGTATGGGCAATTCTCTTCATCACCACCTTTGGTTCTTTGGAGCTTCTTTATTTATCGGCGTGCATAGCCAAAGTCCACCATGGGGGTTGGCTCCCTCTGATATTATCTTTAATCACCTTGCTTACTATGTCAATATGGCACTATGGCACCACAAGAAAGCAGGCTTTCGAGATCGAGAACAAAGTCTGCCTTGAACGCTTCCTTAGCCTAACCCCTAATCTTGGTCTAGTTCGTGTCCCGGGAATTGGCCTTGTCTACACCAAGATCACAACCGGGGTCCCTCCCATGTTTGCACACTTTGTGACAAACTTCCCTGCTTTCCACCGAATTCTCATTTTCGTATGCTTGCAAACGCTAAATGTGCCAAAGATTCCAATAGATGAAAGGTTCCTAGTCGGAAGGATCGGCCCAAAAGAGTATCGTTTGTTCCGGTGTATAGTTCGGTATGGTTACAAAGATGGAGGGTGGGATAGTTACGATTTTGAAGACCAATTGTTTATGAAGATCGCAGAGTTCCTCgaacaagaagaagatgagTTATGGGTTAACAGGGAGATGGCGGTTATCGGTAAGCTATCCAACCAAGTAGTGAGTGCGGTCTCGCGGTCTAAAGAAGTTGAGGAGAGACAAAGGAAGGTAAAATTTGAAAAGGTTTTAGTCAGAGAAAAATCGAAGCCCGAGGTGAGGGAGCTGGTTGAAGAGAGGGAGGCCGGGGTGTCATATATGATGGGACACACTTGTGTGCTAGCTCATGAATCGTCATCGTTCATCAAGAAGTTTGCGATCGATGTTCTTTATGGGTTTTTAAGGCGAAACTCGCGAAGGCCAGCTGTCGCGCTAGGGATTCCGCACACCTCCCTGATCGAGGTTGGCATGGTTTATCGCGTATGA